From one Paenibacillus sp. FSL K6-1330 genomic stretch:
- the acnA gene encoding aconitate hydratase AcnA, translated as MPAKDQFSISRNLEVGGKSYRYFSLQALEEQGYGNVSKLPFSIRVLLEAAVRQFDGRAITEDHVKLLSKWNEGRDNNKEIPFIPARIVLQDFTGVPVVVDLAAMRDTVKKSGGDPKQINPLVPVDLVIDHSVMVDAFGTDQALETNMKLEFERNEERYRFLRWAQTAFNNFRAVPPGTGIVHQVNLEYLASVAATKTVDGETLVFPDSLVGTDSHTTMINGLGVVGWGVGGIEAEAGMLGQPLYFVTPEVIGFKLTGSLAEGATATDLALTVTELLRKKGVVGKFVEFYGPGLANISLADRATVANMAPEYGATIGFFPVDSETLAYLRNTGRTDEQVELVESYYKAQNMFRTADTPDPEFSDVIELDLASVVPSLAGPKRPQDRIELTNMKQNFNDIIRTPIDKGGYGLSDEKIAETVKVNHKDGSTSEMGTGAVVIAAITSCTNTSNPSVMLGAGLLAKKAVERGLAKPGYVKSSLTPGSLVVTDYLEKSGLLHYLEALGFYVAGYGCATCIGNSGPLPDEVSEAITDNDMTVAAVLSGNRNFEGRVHAQVKANYLASPPLVVAYALAGTVNIDLQNEPIGYDPNNEPVYLKDIWPTSAEIREAIGQAVSADAFREKYENVFTANERWNKIPVPEGELYEWDDQSTYIQNPPFFESLGNGLNDIQDIKEARVLALLGDSVTTDHISPAGNIATNSPAGKYLSDRNVERKDFNSYGSRRGNHEVMMRGTFANIRIRNQVAPGTEGGVTTYLPTDEVMSIYDASMNYQAGGQNLVVIAGKEYGTGSSRDWAAKGTYLLGVKAVLAESFERIHRSNLVGMGVLPLQFQEGHGWKSLGLNGRETFDILGLSNDVKPGQELTVVATREDGTQFEFQAIARLDSMVDVDYYHNGGILQTVLRQMIASNQ; from the coding sequence ATGCCAGCAAAGGATCAATTCTCCATCTCACGCAACCTCGAGGTGGGTGGTAAAAGTTACCGTTATTTCAGCCTGCAGGCGCTCGAAGAGCAAGGATACGGCAATGTATCCAAGCTTCCTTTCTCCATTCGGGTACTGCTGGAAGCTGCCGTACGTCAGTTCGACGGACGCGCAATTACCGAAGATCACGTAAAACTCTTGTCCAAGTGGAATGAAGGACGCGACAACAACAAGGAAATCCCGTTCATTCCTGCCCGTATCGTGTTGCAGGACTTCACCGGCGTTCCGGTTGTCGTTGACCTTGCAGCTATGCGTGACACCGTTAAGAAATCCGGCGGCGACCCTAAACAGATCAACCCTCTCGTTCCGGTTGACCTCGTTATCGACCACTCCGTCATGGTTGACGCTTTTGGTACCGACCAAGCTCTTGAAACGAATATGAAGCTTGAATTTGAGCGTAACGAAGAGCGTTACCGCTTCCTTCGCTGGGCTCAAACGGCATTCAACAACTTCCGCGCAGTTCCTCCGGGAACGGGTATCGTTCACCAGGTTAACCTGGAATACCTTGCTTCCGTAGCAGCTACGAAGACGGTTGACGGCGAGACGCTTGTCTTCCCTGACTCCCTCGTAGGTACGGACTCCCATACAACCATGATCAACGGCCTTGGCGTTGTGGGCTGGGGCGTAGGCGGTATCGAGGCGGAAGCCGGTATGCTCGGCCAACCGCTGTATTTTGTAACACCTGAAGTTATCGGCTTCAAGCTGACAGGCAGCCTGGCGGAAGGCGCAACAGCGACCGACCTTGCCCTCACGGTAACCGAGCTTCTCCGTAAGAAAGGCGTTGTAGGCAAATTCGTAGAATTCTACGGACCGGGTCTTGCTAACATCAGCCTGGCTGACCGTGCAACGGTAGCCAACATGGCTCCAGAATACGGCGCTACCATCGGATTCTTCCCGGTTGATAGTGAAACCCTGGCTTATCTCCGCAATACGGGCCGCACCGACGAGCAGGTTGAACTCGTGGAGAGCTACTATAAAGCGCAAAACATGTTCCGTACGGCAGATACGCCGGACCCTGAGTTCTCCGATGTAATCGAATTGGATCTCGCATCGGTTGTACCAAGCTTGGCTGGACCAAAGCGTCCGCAGGACCGTATCGAGCTGACCAACATGAAACAAAACTTTAACGATATCATCCGTACGCCAATCGACAAAGGCGGATACGGCCTCAGCGATGAGAAAATCGCGGAAACCGTTAAAGTCAATCATAAAGACGGCTCTACCAGTGAAATGGGAACGGGTGCGGTTGTTATCGCAGCCATCACCAGCTGTACGAATACGTCAAACCCAAGCGTTATGCTCGGCGCAGGTCTCCTGGCGAAGAAAGCCGTTGAACGCGGCCTGGCAAAGCCCGGCTATGTGAAGAGCAGCTTGACTCCAGGTTCCCTTGTCGTAACCGACTACCTCGAGAAGTCCGGTCTCTTGCACTACCTTGAAGCTCTCGGCTTTTATGTTGCAGGCTATGGCTGCGCAACTTGTATCGGTAACTCCGGTCCTTTGCCGGATGAAGTGAGCGAAGCGATTACCGACAACGATATGACGGTAGCCGCCGTATTGTCGGGTAACCGTAACTTCGAAGGCCGCGTGCATGCTCAAGTCAAAGCCAACTACCTGGCTTCGCCGCCGCTAGTTGTGGCTTACGCCCTGGCAGGCACAGTGAACATCGACCTGCAGAACGAGCCGATCGGTTACGATCCGAACAATGAGCCTGTATATCTGAAAGACATCTGGCCAACGAGCGCGGAAATCCGCGAAGCGATCGGTCAAGCCGTTAGCGCTGACGCTTTCCGTGAAAAGTACGAGAATGTGTTCACCGCCAATGAGCGTTGGAACAAGATTCCTGTTCCTGAAGGCGAGCTGTACGAGTGGGACGATCAATCCACTTACATTCAGAACCCGCCATTCTTCGAAAGCCTCGGCAACGGCTTGAACGACATCCAGGACATCAAAGAAGCGCGCGTGCTTGCTCTCTTGGGCGATTCCGTTACAACGGACCATATCTCCCCAGCGGGTAACATTGCAACCAACAGCCCTGCCGGCAAATATCTGAGCGACCGCAACGTTGAACGCAAAGACTTCAACTCCTACGGCTCCCGCCGTGGTAACCACGAAGTCATGATGCGCGGTACCTTCGCTAACATCCGGATCCGTAACCAGGTAGCTCCAGGTACGGAAGGCGGCGTAACGACTTACCTGCCAACGGATGAAGTGATGTCCATCTATGATGCTTCGATGAATTATCAAGCAGGCGGACAGAACCTCGTCGTTATCGCAGGTAAAGAATACGGTACAGGAAGCTCCCGTGACTGGGCGGCAAAAGGTACCTATCTTCTCGGTGTCAAAGCTGTCCTGGCTGAAAGCTTCGAGCGTATTCACCGCTCCAACCTGGTGGGCATGGGCGTTCTTCCGCTCCAGTTCCAGGAAGGTCATGGCTGGAAGAGCCTTGGTCTGAACGGCCGCGAGACATTCGATATCCTGGGCCTCAGCAACGACGTGAAGCCAGGCCAGGAATTGACGGTTGTCGCTACGCGCGAAGACGGAACCCAATTCGAGTTCCAAGCTATCGCCCGTCTCGACAGCATGGTGGACGTGGATTACTACCATAATGGAGGTATCCTCCAAACGGTACTGCGTCAAATGATCGCATCGAACCAATAA
- a CDS encoding amidase domain-containing protein has protein sequence MNSLKQAEKPWKQALYIYVNQYNQNRVDYSSGLKEQIVADLNFLVERGERQFRLQTWYAQREATPLKSETRARLLRILRETEDDVVADVRLHSVFYYEKRGMTHREDTVFRERLTLIRDGDVWLIVGIERLQDERHPLQRTGVPAAGADGAGREPSIPYMNGRVYAAGSSTRSGRYEREAAAAYADRWWDSGNPEFEEFDVDCTNYISQCLFAGKAPILYTGKRETGWWYKGYVNKREWWSYSWAVSNSFAHYLNASTSGLRAERVERPEQLMLGDVIVYDWDGDGAFQHSTIVTAFDAGGMPLVNAHTVSSRHRYWDYRDSYAWNDNTEYRFYHIPDYF, from the coding sequence ATGAACAGTCTGAAGCAAGCAGAGAAGCCTTGGAAGCAAGCTCTATATATTTACGTCAATCAATATAACCAAAATCGCGTGGACTATTCTTCAGGCCTGAAAGAGCAGATTGTAGCGGATCTGAATTTCCTGGTAGAGAGAGGAGAAAGGCAGTTTCGGCTGCAGACGTGGTATGCCCAGCGGGAGGCAACGCCGCTTAAGAGCGAGACTCGTGCCCGCCTCCTGCGCATCCTGAGGGAGACGGAGGATGATGTGGTCGCGGACGTGCGGCTTCACAGCGTATTTTATTATGAAAAAAGAGGCATGACGCACCGGGAAGATACGGTTTTTAGGGAGCGGCTGACGCTGATCCGGGACGGGGATGTCTGGTTGATCGTTGGCATTGAACGTCTGCAGGATGAACGCCATCCCCTGCAAAGAACCGGTGTTCCGGCAGCAGGCGCGGATGGGGCTGGAAGAGAGCCGTCCATCCCCTATATGAATGGCCGCGTATACGCCGCCGGCAGCAGCACGCGGTCCGGCCGGTATGAGCGTGAAGCCGCAGCTGCTTATGCCGATCGTTGGTGGGATTCCGGGAATCCGGAGTTTGAGGAATTTGACGTGGACTGCACGAATTATATCTCCCAGTGCCTCTTTGCAGGCAAAGCCCCAATCCTCTATACTGGTAAAAGAGAAACGGGATGGTGGTACAAGGGATACGTAAACAAGCGGGAATGGTGGAGTTACAGCTGGGCGGTATCGAACAGCTTTGCGCATTATTTGAACGCCAGTACCTCGGGGCTGCGGGCCGAGCGGGTGGAGCGTCCCGAACAGCTGATGCTGGGGGATGTCATCGTGTACGACTGGGACGGTGACGGTGCGTTTCAGCACAGCACCATCGTGACGGCATTTGACGCAGGCGGCATGCCGCTGGTTAATGCACATACGGTGTCCAGCCGCCATCGCTATTGGGACTACCGGGATTCCTACGCTTGGAACGATAACACGGAATACCGGTTTTACCATATTCCCGATTATTTTTAA
- a CDS encoding D-alanine--D-alanine ligase yields the protein MGQDKLTVGLIYGGKSGEHEVSLSTAFAVMNAFDYDKYEIVPFYISKQGTWRIGSKLSAPFAQLEELKLAEGEGTQTALNAVFSRLYGQETQAVDIMFPLLHGTFGEDGTIQGLFEMADIPYVGTGVLASAAGMDKVVMKKLFAQAGLPQCEYCYFNRTQWERSQHEVLKDIEDKLGFPSFVKPANLGSSVGISKAKNREQLKAAIESALRFDDKIIVEEFVDAREVEVSVLGNDEPMASVPGEIVSSSEYYDYAAKYTDGQSQMQIPAEIEPDTADRLRDLAITAFKAIEGGGITRADFFVRRSDGAILINEVNTMPGFTPYSMYPLLWRETGVSYRELLDRMIELGLERYNRKQSLIYENQA from the coding sequence ATGGGACAGGATAAATTGACGGTTGGTTTAATATACGGGGGGAAATCCGGCGAGCATGAGGTGTCGCTATCCACGGCATTCGCAGTCATGAACGCTTTTGATTATGATAAATATGAGATTGTTCCGTTTTATATTTCCAAGCAGGGTACCTGGAGAATCGGCAGCAAGCTGTCGGCTCCTTTTGCCCAGTTGGAGGAATTGAAGCTAGCTGAAGGGGAGGGCACGCAAACAGCGCTGAACGCCGTGTTCAGCAGATTGTATGGCCAAGAGACTCAGGCGGTGGATATTATGTTCCCGCTTCTTCACGGGACGTTCGGGGAGGACGGAACGATTCAGGGACTGTTCGAAATGGCGGACATCCCTTATGTGGGAACCGGTGTGCTTGCGTCGGCTGCGGGGATGGATAAAGTCGTGATGAAGAAACTCTTCGCCCAAGCAGGATTACCGCAATGCGAGTATTGTTATTTCAATCGTACCCAGTGGGAGCGGAGCCAGCATGAAGTGCTGAAGGATATCGAGGACAAACTCGGATTCCCAAGCTTCGTCAAGCCGGCTAACCTAGGCTCAAGCGTCGGGATATCCAAGGCAAAGAACCGGGAGCAGCTTAAGGCGGCGATTGAATCCGCGCTCCGGTTCGATGACAAGATCATTGTTGAAGAGTTCGTCGATGCCCGCGAAGTGGAGGTCAGCGTGCTTGGCAATGATGAGCCGATGGCATCCGTTCCGGGTGAAATAGTCTCTTCCAGTGAATACTACGACTATGCGGCCAAATATACAGATGGACAGTCACAGATGCAAATCCCGGCCGAGATCGAGCCGGATACGGCTGATCGTCTGCGTGATCTTGCCATTACTGCGTTCAAAGCGATTGAAGGCGGCGGCATTACTCGGGCCGACTTCTTTGTCCGCCGTTCGGACGGCGCGATTCTGATCAATGAAGTGAACACAATGCCGGGCTTTACACCGTACAGCATGTACCCGCTTCTGTGGCGGGAAACGGGCGTGTCCTACCGCGAGCTGCTTGACCGGATGATCGAGCTGGGTCTTGAGCGGTACAACCGCAAGCAATCCCTAATTTATGAGAACCAGGCGTAA
- the uvsE gene encoding UV DNA damage repair endonuclease UvsE translates to MIVRFGYVAMSTVVQNASPSKTMTMKSFMKLNDREAGLHKLERIANENLHNTLRLLKHNAAHDIKVYRFSSKLIPLATHQDMQDWDPFPALREGFQAIGDFVKKHEMRVSFHPDHFTVLSTPRPEVLVNSIRDLESHVHMLQAMELPASMKNNIHIGGAYGDKPSASARFVDHFHRLDPHIKERLTLENDDKTFTAQETLAVCRQTGLPMVLDIHHQWVNNDGEAPWELWPDILRTWETQLAQADSDRAHPLPPKIHVSSPKSPTDIRSHADGVDVVPLLAFLRNIARSTPKVDVMIEAKMKDGALFDLMKDLGDYTAEGVTILDGASVQVNP, encoded by the coding sequence ATGATTGTTCGTTTCGGTTATGTAGCCATGTCCACGGTTGTGCAGAATGCTTCTCCTTCCAAGACGATGACCATGAAGAGTTTTATGAAGCTGAATGACCGTGAGGCCGGCTTGCACAAACTGGAGCGGATCGCGAATGAGAATCTACATAATACCCTTCGGCTTCTGAAGCATAACGCGGCTCACGATATCAAGGTGTACCGCTTCTCGTCCAAGCTGATTCCGCTGGCCACGCATCAAGATATGCAGGATTGGGATCCATTCCCGGCTTTGCGGGAAGGCTTTCAGGCCATTGGGGATTTTGTGAAAAAGCACGAGATGCGGGTATCTTTTCATCCGGATCATTTCACGGTGCTGAGCACGCCGCGTCCTGAGGTGCTGGTCAACTCGATCCGTGATCTGGAGTCGCACGTCCATATGCTGCAGGCCATGGAGCTGCCTGCTTCCATGAAAAATAACATTCATATCGGCGGCGCTTATGGAGACAAGCCTTCGGCCTCGGCCCGATTCGTGGATCATTTTCATAGGCTTGACCCACATATCAAGGAACGGCTGACCCTTGAAAATGACGACAAAACCTTTACTGCGCAGGAAACGCTGGCCGTATGCCGACAAACGGGGCTGCCGATGGTGCTGGATATCCATCATCAGTGGGTCAATAACGATGGCGAGGCACCTTGGGAACTGTGGCCGGATATTCTTCGCACCTGGGAGACGCAGCTAGCGCAGGCGGATTCGGACCGGGCGCACCCGCTGCCGCCCAAGATTCACGTATCCAGTCCCAAGAGCCCTACCGATATCCGCAGCCATGCGGATGGGGTGGATGTTGTGCCATTGCTGGCGTTTTTACGGAATATTGCGAGGTCTACGCCGAAGGTGGACGTTATGATTGAAGCGAAGATGAAGGACGGCGCCTTGTTTGATCTGATGAAGGATTTGGGAGATTATACGGCAGAGGGCGTAACCATTCTCGACGGTGCCTCCGTACAAGTGAACCCTTAA
- a CDS encoding inositol monophosphatase family protein gives MNALNENEKIPYVVSSKSYTAVAINCAAKAGEWIKSKLGTVKQLSTKSSAQDIVTEVDKGAEQMIRKLILTHFPDHAILGEEGVAPGTDAYVKALEDAKDEEYLWIIDPVDGTTNYVHGFPFYSVSIALAHHGEVIVGVIYDPSRDELFVAEKGKGAYVHGNPTYVSKEDQLSDSLLATGFPLDSTVNLPLNMAELQALLPMVRNVRAGGSAALHLAYVAAGRLSGYWEHGLSAWDVAAGALLVQESGGKVTDTEGKSYDLSVRHLAATNGLIHQRFLDTLKDAGEALIR, from the coding sequence GTGAATGCTTTGAACGAGAATGAAAAGATTCCTTATGTTGTCAGCAGTAAGAGCTACACCGCCGTTGCGATTAATTGCGCCGCCAAAGCGGGAGAGTGGATTAAGAGCAAACTCGGTACAGTCAAGCAGTTGAGCACCAAGTCTTCAGCACAGGATATCGTAACCGAGGTGGACAAAGGCGCCGAGCAGATGATCCGCAAGCTGATCTTGACGCACTTTCCGGATCATGCGATCCTCGGAGAAGAAGGGGTTGCCCCGGGCACCGATGCCTATGTGAAGGCGCTCGAGGACGCCAAGGACGAAGAGTATCTCTGGATTATCGACCCTGTGGACGGAACGACGAACTATGTTCATGGATTTCCGTTTTACTCCGTGTCGATTGCACTGGCTCATCATGGTGAAGTCATTGTCGGCGTTATTTACGATCCTTCCCGGGACGAGTTGTTTGTTGCGGAAAAAGGAAAAGGAGCCTACGTTCACGGCAACCCTACCTATGTTTCCAAGGAAGATCAATTGTCGGACAGCTTGCTGGCCACGGGCTTCCCGCTGGACAGCACGGTCAACCTGCCGCTGAATATGGCTGAGCTGCAGGCGCTGCTGCCGATGGTTCGCAATGTAAGAGCCGGCGGCTCCGCTGCGCTTCATCTTGCTTATGTGGCTGCCGGTCGGCTTAGCGGATACTGGGAGCACGGTTTGAGCGCTTGGGACGTTGCCGCAGGCGCACTATTGGTTCAGGAGTCCGGCGGTAAAGTAACCGATACGGAAGGAAAGTCATACGATCTGTCGGTGCGTCATTTGGCGGCAACCAACGGGCTGATTCATCAGCGTTTTCTGGATACACTAAAAGACGCGGGCGAAGCTTTGATTCGCTAA
- a CDS encoding GDSL-type esterase/lipase family protein: MFKQWKKGLAAVTGTLTLAVALVGPGVAPAYADEITAKDTYHIVALGDSLTVGYEPGMDLNSKPYGFVDRLYEQGLFHGRTEVTNLGIGGLKTDGLNNYVKAVLDERAITAEELQPGLSGIDPRTKQMGADAAKAKPVIANADLITITIGGNDMMSLVSTVETLSDEQLKAKMQELFKTYTDNVSSIITNLHAINPDASIVVADQYNPVPKVADEVAYAKLLAASGEFTKLVEGVADSFATQGVNIKVAHVAKKFVGSELTMTHILKDDIHPNQYGYETMAGVFAETIWGSYKNPPVQEQGQPMRIIVKGQELNTPYKPILRDNLNYVAIQDIVNAVGATTTWENKTSSATITFGDQTVVVKIGAKTVQVNGTAVPIDTPAFLQKVGKEDKTYVPLAVIASGLGFDVQYSTKLRTAFINL, from the coding sequence ATGTTCAAACAATGGAAGAAGGGGCTGGCGGCAGTAACCGGCACCTTGACGCTCGCGGTGGCACTGGTTGGACCGGGCGTTGCGCCGGCTTATGCCGATGAGATTACAGCCAAGGATACATATCATATTGTAGCGCTGGGGGACTCGCTGACCGTTGGGTATGAGCCGGGAATGGATCTGAACAGCAAGCCCTACGGTTTTGTTGACCGACTGTATGAGCAAGGTTTGTTCCACGGCCGGACCGAAGTAACGAATCTGGGGATCGGCGGCCTGAAAACCGATGGTCTGAATAACTACGTCAAGGCCGTCTTGGATGAACGCGCGATTACGGCGGAGGAACTGCAGCCAGGGCTCAGCGGCATCGATCCGCGCACCAAGCAGATGGGCGCTGACGCAGCGAAAGCCAAGCCGGTTATCGCCAATGCGGATCTGATTACCATTACCATCGGCGGCAATGACATGATGAGTCTAGTCAGTACCGTGGAAACATTAAGCGACGAACAGCTGAAAGCAAAGATGCAGGAACTGTTCAAGACCTATACGGATAATGTCTCATCCATCATTACCAACTTGCATGCCATCAATCCGGATGCCTCTATCGTGGTGGCGGATCAGTACAATCCGGTGCCCAAAGTCGCTGACGAGGTCGCATACGCCAAATTGCTTGCAGCATCTGGAGAGTTCACGAAGCTGGTGGAAGGCGTAGCTGACAGTTTTGCAACTCAGGGCGTAAACATCAAGGTAGCCCATGTTGCGAAGAAATTCGTGGGCTCCGAGCTGACGATGACCCATATCCTGAAAGACGATATTCATCCGAACCAATATGGATACGAGACCATGGCCGGCGTGTTCGCAGAGACGATCTGGGGCAGCTACAAGAATCCCCCTGTTCAGGAACAGGGGCAGCCGATGCGCATCATCGTGAAGGGGCAGGAGCTGAACACGCCATATAAGCCGATCCTACGCGATAACCTGAATTACGTCGCGATACAGGATATCGTAAATGCAGTGGGAGCGACGACCACATGGGAAAATAAAACGTCCAGTGCAACGATTACGTTCGGAGATCAGACGGTGGTGGTGAAGATCGGTGCCAAAACCGTTCAAGTTAACGGAACGGCTGTACCGATCGATACACCGGCTTTCCTGCAAAAGGTTGGGAAAGAAGATAAAACTTACGTTCCGCTCGCGGTGATTGCATCTGGTCTTGGTTTTGATGTTCAATACAGCACCAAATTGCGTACCGCATTCATTAACTTGTAA
- a CDS encoding SLC13 family permease, producing the protein MNGPMIVTLSVLAVASALFMSGKVRSDLVAIGVLMVLMLTDILSPSEALSGFSNSVVIMMIGLFVVGGGIFQTGLAKMASGKLLKLGGGSETRLLIMIMLVTSLIGGFVSNTGTVAVMLPIVVSLAFSAEINPGRLLMPLAFASSLGGMLTLIGTPPNLVIQETLINAGYERLSFFAFLPIGLVCLATGIIAILFLRRFLPSNEEGGAGKQGGRSLRELAKQYRLTQNLYRIQIGADSSIRSKTLRELDIPAKFEVNVIEIRRKMSAKNQFFKTINQEIAGPETVIEEDDILYVNGPFERAAEFAETYGLIMLDQRAPELRKRAEESQYATSDVGIAEVMLTPSSRLIGHLVKHSGFREKYRVNILGIQRKEQYLLHHLKEEKMRFGDALLVQGTWKDIALLAAEQTDVVVVGQPVEESRKLTMDHKAPIAAGIMLLMVILLVTEWIPAVASVMVAAVLMVVFGCVRNMEEAYKTVNWESIVLIGGMIPMSIAIEKTGAATLVSDMLVHSLGSYGPLALLAGVYFTTSLLTMFISNTACAVLFAPIALSAAIQMGASPYPFLFAVSIGASMCFASPFSTPPNALVMSAGRYKFSHYVKVGLPLQLVIGLVMMAVLPMFFPF; encoded by the coding sequence ATGAATGGACCGATGATCGTTACGTTGTCTGTCTTGGCCGTGGCATCCGCATTGTTCATGTCGGGAAAAGTGCGGTCGGATTTAGTCGCGATCGGCGTGTTGATGGTACTTATGTTAACGGACATTTTAAGTCCGTCTGAAGCCCTTTCAGGCTTTTCCAATTCGGTTGTCATTATGATGATCGGTTTGTTTGTTGTGGGCGGCGGCATTTTTCAGACCGGATTAGCCAAGATGGCCAGCGGTAAGCTGCTGAAGCTTGGCGGCGGAAGCGAGACCCGGCTCTTGATTATGATCATGTTGGTGACGTCGCTCATTGGCGGATTCGTCAGCAATACCGGCACGGTAGCGGTGATGCTGCCCATTGTTGTCAGCCTGGCGTTTAGCGCCGAGATCAATCCGGGGCGGCTGCTGATGCCGCTTGCTTTTGCGAGCAGCCTGGGCGGCATGCTCACATTAATCGGTACGCCGCCGAATCTCGTGATTCAGGAGACGTTGATCAACGCAGGTTACGAACGGCTGTCGTTCTTTGCTTTTTTGCCGATCGGACTTGTGTGTTTGGCAACGGGGATCATCGCGATATTGTTCCTTCGCCGTTTTCTTCCCAGCAATGAAGAAGGGGGAGCAGGTAAACAGGGCGGGCGCTCGCTTCGAGAACTTGCCAAACAGTATCGGCTGACCCAGAACCTGTATCGGATTCAGATTGGTGCCGATTCCTCCATTCGATCCAAAACATTGCGGGAGCTGGACATTCCGGCGAAGTTCGAAGTGAACGTCATTGAAATCCGCCGTAAAATGTCGGCCAAGAATCAATTCTTCAAGACGATCAACCAGGAGATCGCAGGTCCTGAGACTGTGATTGAGGAAGACGATATTCTGTATGTAAACGGCCCGTTCGAGCGGGCCGCGGAGTTTGCGGAGACGTATGGGCTTATCATGCTGGACCAGCGTGCACCAGAGCTTCGGAAACGTGCCGAAGAGTCGCAGTACGCCACGAGTGACGTTGGCATTGCCGAGGTGATGCTGACTCCATCTTCGCGCCTGATTGGCCATCTCGTTAAACATTCGGGCTTCCGGGAGAAGTATCGGGTGAACATTTTGGGCATCCAGCGAAAAGAACAGTATCTTCTGCACCATCTGAAAGAAGAGAAAATGCGCTTTGGCGATGCCCTGCTCGTTCAGGGCACTTGGAAGGATATAGCCCTCCTGGCTGCCGAGCAAACAGATGTCGTGGTGGTAGGGCAGCCAGTGGAAGAGTCGCGCAAATTGACGATGGACCATAAAGCGCCGATTGCGGCCGGGATCATGCTCTTGATGGTGATCCTGCTGGTGACGGAATGGATTCCGGCGGTCGCCTCCGTGATGGTTGCTGCGGTATTGATGGTTGTGTTTGGATGCGTGCGTAACATGGAGGAGGCCTATAAGACGGTCAATTGGGAGAGCATTGTGCTTATTGGCGGCATGATTCCGATGTCCATTGCCATTGAGAAAACGGGAGCTGCCACGCTGGTTTCGGATATGCTGGTCCATTCACTGGGCAGCTATGGCCCGCTTGCCCTGCTGGCAGGGGTATACTTCACTACCTCGCTGTTGACAATGTTCATCAGCAATACGGCCTGCGCCGTATTATTTGCGCCGATTGCACTATCGGCTGCCATTCAGATGGGGGCGAGCCCGTATCCGTTTCTGTTCGCCGTCTCCATTGGAGCAAGCATGTGCTTTGCTTCTCCGTTCTCTACGCCGCCGAATGCACTCGTCATGTCCGCAGGCCGTTATAAATTCAGTCACTATGTGAAGGTTGGATTGCCGCTTCAACTGGTAATCGGCCTGGTCATGATGGCGGTACTGCCGATGTTCTTTCCGTTCTAG